The following coding sequences lie in one Danio rerio strain Tuebingen ecotype United States chromosome 3, GRCz12tu, whole genome shotgun sequence genomic window:
- the LOC101882465 gene encoding gastrula zinc finger protein XlCGF49.1-like: MNAKLCRLLYNYSSVTGVVRLFKKEMQSSRKVYKMVHTGKKPFTCTQCGKTFTQSSSVNRHMMIHTGERPFTCTRCGKSFTRSSNLNEHMMIHTGEKPFRCNQCGRNFRQSSHLYQHMVIHTGEKPHRCDQCGQTFTRGSLLKIHLMVSHSNNNPYSCSVCGKSCTRQSSLRKHQKIHTGVREHVCFECEKTFVTADDLKRHQRTHTGEKPYMCSHCGRRFNQICNLKAHERTHSVIC, from the exons ATGAATGCTAAACTTTGCCGTTTGCTGTATAATTATTCTTCTGTTACGGGTGTTGTGCGTCTTTTCAAA AAGGAGATGCAAAGCAGCCGTAAGGTTTACAAGATGgtccacactggaaagaaaccattcacatgtacgCAGTGTGGTAAGACCTTCACACAGTCATCATCCGTTAATAGACatatgatgatccacactggagagagaccgttCACATGCACACGGTGCGGTAAGAGTTTCACACGATCAtcaaaccttaatgaacacatgatgatccacaccggagagaaaccgttcagGTGTAATCAGTGTGGGAGGAACTTCAGACAATCGTCGCACCTTTATCAACACATggtgatccacactggagagaagccacaCAGATGTGATCAATGCGGTCAAACATTTACAAGGGGTTCACTTCTGAAGATCCATCTAATGGTTTCTCATTCAAATAATAATCCGTATTCATGTTCTGTGTGTGGAAAGAGCTGTACACGGCAGTCGAGTTTAAGAaaacatcagaagatccacactggtgtgagagagcatgtctgctttgagtgtgagaagacttttgttACAGCTGATGATTTGAAACGGCACCaaaggactcacactggagagaaaccgtacatgtGTTCACACTGCGGCAGGAGATTCAATCAGATATGTAACCTGAAAGCACATGAGAGGACTCACTCAGTAATTTGCTAG
- the LOC101882465 gene encoding gastrula zinc finger protein XlCGF49.1-like isoform X1: MQSSRKVYKMVHTGKKPFTCTQCGKTFTQSSSVNRHMMIHTGERPFTCTRCGKSFTRSSNLNEHMMIHTGEKPFRCNQCGRNFRQSSHLYQHMVIHTGEKPHRCDQCGQTFTRGSLLKIHLMVSHSNNNPYSCSVCGKSCTRQSSLRKHQKIHTGVREHVCFECEKTFVTADDLKRHQRTHTGEKPYMCSHCGRRFNQICNLKAHERTHSVIC, translated from the coding sequence ATGCAAAGCAGCCGTAAGGTTTACAAGATGgtccacactggaaagaaaccattcacatgtacgCAGTGTGGTAAGACCTTCACACAGTCATCATCCGTTAATAGACatatgatgatccacactggagagagaccgttCACATGCACACGGTGCGGTAAGAGTTTCACACGATCAtcaaaccttaatgaacacatgatgatccacaccggagagaaaccgttcagGTGTAATCAGTGTGGGAGGAACTTCAGACAATCGTCGCACCTTTATCAACACATggtgatccacactggagagaagccacaCAGATGTGATCAATGCGGTCAAACATTTACAAGGGGTTCACTTCTGAAGATCCATCTAATGGTTTCTCATTCAAATAATAATCCGTATTCATGTTCTGTGTGTGGAAAGAGCTGTACACGGCAGTCGAGTTTAAGAaaacatcagaagatccacactggtgtgagagagcatgtctgctttgagtgtgagaagacttttgttACAGCTGATGATTTGAAACGGCACCaaaggactcacactggagagaaaccgtacatgtGTTCACACTGCGGCAGGAGATTCAATCAGATATGTAACCTGAAAGCACATGAGAGGACTCACTCAGTAATTTGCTAG
- the LOC137490785 gene encoding uncharacterized protein isoform X2, with amino-acid sequence MHSSRKIHKMVRTGKKPFPCTQCGKSFTHPSNLNDHMMVHTGERPFTCTQCGKSFRQLIHLNKHLMIHSGEKPFTCTQCGKSFRILASFKIHMLIHTGEKPFTCTQCGISFRHLSSLKIHMLIHTGEKPFTCTQCGKSFRESSSFKIHMMIHTGEKPYTCSHCSKSFRQSSNLYKHMMIHTGEKPFTCTHCSKSFRQLLHLNQHLVVHTGEKPFTCTQCGKSFTDPSSFKSHMRIHAGEKPFTCTHCGKSFIQSSNLNRHMRIHTGEKPFACTQCGQSFRQAAHLNQHMLIHTGEKPHKCDQCSKTFGRSSLLKIHLRVHTKEKPYSCSVCGRSFARQSNLSQHQKIHTGVREHVCLECGKTFITARQLESHIRIHTGEKTHKCPHCDKTFNGLGNLKAHERTHTGEKPYKCSHCGKRFSLHTSNLNKHLKIHTGEKPFTCTQCGKYFRHSSSFIKHMRIHTGERPYSCTACGKSFRISTHLNEHMRIHTGEKPFTCSQCGKSFRLSSNLNRHRMIHTGEKPHICTQCGQSFRTSSHLNQHVGYHSGVKTHRCDQCGKTFARVSSLRVHLRVHTKEKPYSCSVCGKSFTMHSSLIKHQKIHTGVREYVCFGCEKTFITADQLKKHQRIHTGEKPYMCSHCDGRFSLLGSLRAHERTHTGEKPYMCSHCNKRFTQSGALRRHERIHTGKKT; translated from the exons ATGCACAGCAGCCGGAAGATTCACAAGATGGTCCGCACTGGAAAGAAACCGTTCCCATGTACCCAGTGTGGTAAGAGCTTCACACATCCATCAAACCTTAATGATCACATGATGGTCCACACCGGAGAGAGACCGTTCACATGTacccagtgtggaaagagtttcaggcaattaatacaccttaataaacacttaATGATCCATTCTGgtgagaaaccattcacatgcacccagtgtggaaagagtttcagaatATTAGCATCTTTTAAAATTCACAtgttgatccacactggagagaaaccattcacgtgTACTCAGTGTGGAATAAGTTTCAGACATTTATCATCTTTGAAAATTCACAtgttgatccacactggagaaaaacctttCACATGTACCCAGTGTGGTAAGAGTTTCAGAgaatcatcatcttttaaaatccacatgatgatccacactggagagaaaccatacacatgtTCCCACTGTAGTAAGAGTTTCAGACAATCATCAaacctttataaacacatgatgatccacactggagagaagccattCACATGTACCCACTGTAGTAAGAGTTTCAGACAGTTATTACACCTTAATCAACACCTAGtagtccacactggagagaaaccattcacatgtaccCAGTGCGGTAAGAGTTTCACAGacccatcatcttttaaaagccaCATGCGGATCCacgctggagagaaaccattcacatgcacacattgtggaaagagtttcatacaatcatcaaaccttaatagacacatgaggatccacactggagagaagccattcgcatgtactcagtgtggtcaGAGTTTCAGACAAGCAGCACACCTAAATCAACACAtgttgatccacactggagagaagccacaCAAATGTGACCAATGCAGTAAAACATTTGGAAGGAGTTCACTTCTGAAGATCCATCTAAGAGTTCATACGAAGGAGAAACCGTATTCATGTTCTGTGTGTGGCAGGAGTTTTGCACGGCAGTCAAATTTAAGCcaacatcagaagatccacactggtgtgagagagcaTGTCTGTCTTGAGTGTGGGAAGACTTTCATCACAGCTCGTCAATTGGAAAGCCATATacggattcacactggagaaaaaacgCACAAGTGTCCACACTGCGACAAGACATTCAATGGGTTAGGAAATCTGAAAGCACATGAGAGGacgcacactggagagaaaccgtacaagtgttcacactgcggcaAGAGATTCAGTCT ACATacatcaaaccttaataaacacctcaagatccacactggagagaaaccattcacatgtaccCAGTGTGGAAAGTATTTCAGACATTCATCAAGCTTtattaaacacatgaggatccacactggagagagaccataCTCATGTACAGCGTGTGGTAAGAGTTTCAGAATATCAACACACCTCAatgaacacatgaggatccacactggagagaagccgttcaCATGTagccagtgtggaaagagtttcagactatcatcaaaccttaatagaCACCgaatgatccacactggagagaagccacaCATATGTACCCAGTGTGGACAGAGTTTCAGAacatcatcacaccttaatcaacatgTGGGGTATCACTCTGGTGTGAAAACACACAGATGTGATCAATGCGGTAAAACATTTGCAAGGGTTTCAAGTCTGAGGGTCCATCTCAGAGTTCATACGAAGGAGAAACCGTATTCCTGTTctgtgtgtggaaagagttttacaatGCATTCAAGTTTAATAaaacatcagaagatccacactggtgtgagagaaTATGTCTGCTTTGGGTGCGAGAAGACTTTCATTACAGCTGATCAGTTGAAAAAGCACcaaaggattcacactggagagaaaccgtacatgtgttcacactgcgacgGGAGATTCAGTCTGTTAGGTAGCCTGAGAGCacatgagaggactcacactggagagaaaccgtacatgtgttcacactgcaacaaGAGATTCACACAGTCGGGAGCTCTGAGaagacatgagaggattcacactggaaagAAAACCTAA
- the LOC137490785 gene encoding uncharacterized protein isoform X1 gives MMVHTGEKLFTCTQCGQSFRHTSNLNKHLKIHTGEKPFTCTQCGKYFRHSSSFIKHMRIHTGERPYSCTACGKSFRISTHLNEHMRIHTGEKPFTCSQCGKSFRLSSNLNRHRMIHTGEKPHICTQCGQSFRTSSHLNQHVGYHSGVKTHRCDQCGKTFARVSSLRVHLRVHTKEKPYSCSVCGKSFTMHSSLIKHQKIHTGVREYVCFGCEKTFITADQLKKHQRIHTGEKPYMCSHCDGRFSLLGSLRAHERTHTGEKPYMCSHCNKRFTQSGALRRHERIHTGKKT, from the coding sequence ATGAtggttcacactggagagaaactattcacatgTACCCAGTGTGGACAGAGTTTCAGACATacatcaaaccttaataaacacctcaagatccacactggagagaaaccattcacatgtaccCAGTGTGGAAAGTATTTCAGACATTCATCAAGCTTtattaaacacatgaggatccacactggagagagaccataCTCATGTACAGCGTGTGGTAAGAGTTTCAGAATATCAACACACCTCAatgaacacatgaggatccacactggagagaagccgttcaCATGTagccagtgtggaaagagtttcagactatcatcaaaccttaatagaCACCgaatgatccacactggagagaagccacaCATATGTACCCAGTGTGGACAGAGTTTCAGAacatcatcacaccttaatcaacatgTGGGGTATCACTCTGGTGTGAAAACACACAGATGTGATCAATGCGGTAAAACATTTGCAAGGGTTTCAAGTCTGAGGGTCCATCTCAGAGTTCATACGAAGGAGAAACCGTATTCCTGTTctgtgtgtggaaagagttttacaatGCATTCAAGTTTAATAaaacatcagaagatccacactggtgtgagagaaTATGTCTGCTTTGGGTGCGAGAAGACTTTCATTACAGCTGATCAGTTGAAAAAGCACcaaaggattcacactggagagaaaccgtacatgtgttcacactgcgacgGGAGATTCAGTCTGTTAGGTAGCCTGAGAGCacatgagaggactcacactggagagaaaccgtacatgtgttcacactgcaacaaGAGATTCACACAGTCGGGAGCTCTGAGaagacatgagaggattcacactggaaagAAAACCTAA